The genomic region AGCAGAAATAGTACAGTATTTGATTGATCTCGAAACAGGAGTAGAGCAGGATTTAATAGGAAAAAATATTTTAATTACAGCAGGTCCTACTGTAGAAAGAATAGACCCTATTAGATTTATTACAAATAGATCTACGGGTAAAATGGGCTATGCTATTGCAGAAGCAGCTGTAAAAAGGGGAGCAAATGTAACTCTAGTTACAGGACCTTCAAATTTAACTCCGCCTGCTAAGGCTAATGTTATACCTATATGTAGTGCTGTAGATATGTACGAAGCAGTTAAAAGCCATATGGACACACAACATATAATAATTAAGTCAGCTGCAGTTGCTGACTATAGACCAGAGACGATTAATGACCAAAAGATTAAGAAACAAGAAGGGGATATGAGCATTAAACTTGTTCGTAATCCAGATATATTGTTAGAACTAGGTAAGACAAAAGGAGATAAAGTTTTAGTTGGATTTGCAGCTGAAACAAATAATGTTGAAGAATATGCTAAATGCAAAGTGGAAAGAAAAAATTTAGACTTTATTGTAGCTAACGATGTAACGGCAAAGGATGCTGGTTTCGGTACGGATACAAATATTGTTAAACTGATTGATAAATATGGTGATATACAAGAAATAAGTTCAACAAAATTAGACATAGCCAATAGAATTTTAGACAAAGCTAAGGAATTTATTAAATAATCAATCACAAACAAGAGTAAAACCAAGATTCTCGAATATGAAATCTTGGTTTTTTATTTTGACAAAAAATGTATAAAACCTGACTTTGGAACATCATTCATAAGAAAAAGTGCTGTAATCGTCTGTCTATAGAAGTTTCAGCACTTTTTATTGTTGTTTTACGTTCACTACATCTTTTTAATTATATTGGGGATTTCATTACTTAGCAGAACATTCTTTTCAATCTTAAATATGTCTTTGTTTATTTTACTATTAAGTAATTTGTCTGACATTATATATAATTTGTCTACTTTGTAATCAATTTCATCTATTATAAATCCTTCTAGTCCATTGATTATTTCATAGGTAGATAATTCAACTTTATTCACTGCTAACTTATACTCTAATATTCTTTGCATTACTAAGGCTAAATAACAAATTAAAAAATGCGACCTAATTCTTCGTTCTTTAAAGTGATATACTGGTCTTGTTTTTAAATTTGTTTTTAATATTCTAAAGGATTCTTCAATTTTATATAGAGATTTATAAGCTACCATTATATCTGCTGGGTTCATATCCACTTTATTTGTAACAATGTAAAAATATCCGAAATTTTCTTGCTCTTGTTTAATTATTTCCTCATCAATTTCAATGTTTATTTTTTCTTTAGGGTTTTCTACTGCTTTATAATACTTGCTTTTGGATTTAGTTGTTGAATTGATTGTAAAATCCTTTATATTCTTTTTAGCTCTTTCAATCATTTTCTCTTGTTTAAACATCTCACGTTCTTTGTAGACATCTGAATATTTTTTTATGATTAATTCGTCATAGGTTTCATCATTCTGACTCACCTTTCTTTTACTGGTTATATATCCGCTTTTGTATTTAGCTTCTGCATTAGAAGTTATGTTCCAAGATGAATTAAATTTCTTCTCTTTTAAATCTTTAGGAACTGCACTGCCCTTAGAACCTACAATGTAACTAAGCCCTTTACCTCGAATCATCTCTAAGTTAGCCCTTGAATTTAAGCCCCTATCGCCACTATTATGATTTCTTTTATGGTGTAATTATTTAATATATCGTCAATGACTTCTTCCATGGTATGTAATTCATGTTTGTTGCCTTTAAAAAGCCTATAAGAAATAGGTATCCCATTGGTGTCTATTAGTAAGCCCATAACAACTTGTGTTTCATTTCTTTTATTATCCTTACTCATACCTCTTTCTCTAAATCCGTCTTCATCAAAAGACTCAAAGTAATAGGTTGTACAGTCATAAAATGCTAATGACATATTTCTATCTGGAATAATCTTTCCTATATGATCATTTAAATGTTTGAAAAGTTTATTTTCATTCATTTCAAAATTTTTATCATAGGTAGCTATATTTTGTTCCAATTCATCAGAAGTGTTTTTAATGTTATATTCTAATATTTTTTTAGCCTCTGAATCAACGGTATCTAAGAGGATTTCCATGTTTTTTATGATTTGAACTCCATCTGTTAGTGCTTTAGATTTATGTTTATTAAATCCAGAAAAACATCTAGGGAAGAATAAATGTTATCGCTATTCACAAAACTGAAATCATATAGGAAATCATCTTTTCTAGAAGCCACTTCAAGCTTGCTTGAAGGATTAAATAATCTACCAAGTACCTGATAGAACATTAAGTTACTAAAGGAATAATCTAGTTTAGAATCTTTCACCATTTTAGTAAAAAAGTTAGGTAATTTCAATTGGTTAAAGATTTTTAGGTATGGAAGATAACCTAAGTTTTTATGATTAAGAGAAAGCTTATCTTTTGACAATGATTCAATGAAATCTTCAAAGTTTTCAAATCCTTGAGAAGCTTCATCCAGTCTAATCATTTCTTTTAGATCTGCTTCAGCTTGAGCAAGAGCTTCCTTACCTGATTTAGAATCTAAATCATGAGTACCAAAACCTTTAATCTGAATTTTTTTTGATTTCTTAGTTTTGGGATCTCTAATCCCCTTAGCGATTGATATAAAATATTTACCATTTGGTCTTTTAGATTTACTAATATACATGCTACACCTCCACAAAAACCCTCTAACTATATTATACATCATATTCTACACCACGACAAGTCGTGAGCGTTAATAAATAAAAAAATAATGAGAAATGTTAAAAATTAGACATTTACTCATTATTTGTTATTAATTTATGTTCTGAAGTCAGGATAAATATGGTGATATACAAGAAATAAGTTCAACAAAATTAGACATAGCCAATAGAATTTTAGACAAAGCTAAGGAATTTATTAAATAATCAATCACAAACAAGAGTAAAACCAAGATTCTCGAATATGAAATCTTGGTTTTTTATTTTGACAAAAAATGTATAAAATTAGCAGGAAAATGAAGTTGATTACAGAATCTATATAATTAGAATAAACTGGAAAGGAAATAGGTTATGGGATAAATATTTTAACATTAAATAACAAGGAGTTAGCGGTTTGTTTTGATTACGACTTAGTATTCATCGAGAAAATAAAAACTATAAATGGACGAAGGTGGGATCCATCTAATAAATATTGGATAGTTCCAAATAACGAAAATGTGATAAACCAACTTAGGGATCTATTTGATGTAAAATATTCAAATGATAAAGTACTAGTAAAATATGAAGAGATGTTATCACTTAAAGGATTTACTCAAAAAACTAAAAAGGTATACTTAGTACACTGTAGAAATTTTCTAATTAATGCAAATAAAAATGCTTATCACCTAAAAAGAGAAGATGTTGAAGAGTACTTATTCAATCTGTTAGAGAACCGAAAAAATAGTCATTCTTATGTAAATCAAGCTTTAAGCTCAATTAAGTTTCTTTTTAAATTTGTCTTAAAGTCAGACTTATTATATGAGATACCACGTCCTAAGAAGGAAAATAAATTACCAGGCATACTTAGTCAGGAAGAAGTAGTTGCTATTATAGATTCAATAGTGAATCTGAAACACAGAGCTATAATATTACTAGTCTACTCAGCTGGCCTTAGAGTAGGGGAAGTTGTAAGATTAAAAGTGAAAGATATAGATTCACAACGAATGCTAATACACATAAGACAAGGTAAGGGTAGAAAAGATAGATATTCTTTACTTTCACAAGTAGCATTAGAAGAACTTAGAAGGTATGTATCAGTAGTAAAGCCAACAGATTGGCTTTTTCCTGGATCTAAGGAAGATAATCATTTAACCGAGAGATCTGTTCAAAAAATATTTAACATTGCATGCGAAAAAGCTAAGATTAGTAAAAGTGTAACTGTTCATACATTAAGACACTCATTTGCAACACATTTATTAGAAGGAGGAACCGATTTAAGGTATATACAAGAACTACTAGGGCATTCGAGCTCAAAAACAACAGAAATATACACACATGTGAGTACAAAAGACTTTAGTAAGATACAAAGTCCATTGGATAGAATAAAAAAAGACTAAATAGACAGCAATAAGTAAATATTTACGAACTTGGATTCGCTTTAACAATTAAATAAGGATGTATTTACGAACTATAATTCGTTAATACAACGTTAGACGTCATTTGTATAGCTATTGACAAAAAAAGAAAGATATCCTTCATGGATATCTTAGGAATAGTTATAAGGTTCACTTTTTTCATATAAAAATTCTGGACATAAATCTGCTTCATTGTCCCAACATATTGTATCAAAACAAACCTTAACAGTATTGAATAATTTTTCGTCCACCAACTGTTTGAAAATGCCATCAGTTAAATAAGGAGAAACATTAAATATTCTCTTTTCATTGTTTTCGAATGTTAGTAGTAGATGATAATTCTCAAGTGGCTGAACACTTTTAATTGCTAAGTACATAAATGACACCTCCTATTTCAAAGGTTCTATTTTAAATGGTAATTCACTGTTCATAGCGAGTTGCCAGTTGGCTAAGAGTTCATCTTGATGAATTTCAGCCCAGGCAAGTACAAGTTTTAGCTGTTTTTTTGGTAAGTTGCCTTCTGTAATATCACAGGAGTTAATATCGATTATGGATTTATAATCTTGGTAATATGCATGAAAATGTGGGGGGTTATGTTCACCTGGAGCACAATACATTCTTATTATTATTCCATAAAACATAGATATCGTAGGCATACATATCATTCCCCTTCTCATTAGTTATTACATATATATTATACCATTTTTGGTTTAAGAGCAAAATAATTTTAGTGGGTAGGACAACGACGTCTAACAATGTGTTTGCAAAAGGTGCAACTAGTACGTTCTTAGGGAAAAGTCACTGCACCACATCCCTTCACCGGGAGCGAAGCTCCGCCAATGGGGTGGGTTCTATGGGTCG from Serpentinicella alkaliphila harbors:
- a CDS encoding IS1634 family transposase, which produces MIRGKGLSYIVGSKGSAVPKDLKEKKFNSSWNITSNAEAKYKSGYITSKRKVSQNDETYDELIIKKYSDVYKEREMFKQEKMIERAKKNIKDFTINSTTKSKSKYYKAVENPKEKINIEIDEEIIKQEQENFGYFYIVTNKVDMNPADIMVAYKSLYKIEESFRILKTNLKTRPVYHFKERRIRSHFLICYLALVMQRILEYKLAVNKVELSTYEIINGLEGFIIDEIDYKVDKLYIMSDKLLNSKINKDIFKIEKNVLLSNEIPNIIKKM
- a CDS encoding DUF4160 domain-containing protein, with amino-acid sequence MPTISMFYGIIIRMYCAPGEHNPPHFHAYYQDYKSIIDINSCDITEGNLPKKQLKLVLAWAEIHQDELLANWQLAMNSELPFKIEPLK
- the xerA gene encoding site-specific tyrosine recombinase/integron integrase, which gives rise to MINQLRDLFDVKYSNDKVLVKYEEMLSLKGFTQKTKKVYLVHCRNFLINANKNAYHLKREDVEEYLFNLLENRKNSHSYVNQALSSIKFLFKFVLKSDLLYEIPRPKKENKLPGILSQEEVVAIIDSIVNLKHRAIILLVYSAGLRVGEVVRLKVKDIDSQRMLIHIRQGKGRKDRYSLLSQVALEELRRYVSVVKPTDWLFPGSKEDNHLTERSVQKIFNIACEKAKISKSVTVHTLRHSFATHLLEGGTDLRYIQELLGHSSSKTTEIYTHVSTKDFSKIQSPLDRIKKD
- the coaBC gene encoding bifunctional phosphopantothenoylcysteine decarboxylase/phosphopantothenate--cysteine ligase CoaBC: MLKGKNIVLGVTGGVAVYKALDIVSRLKKLDANVDVIMTKSAMEFVKPQAFQALSRNLVVTDLFETPRYWDIEHISLAQKADIFLVAPATANIIGKVANGISDDMLSTTIMASTAKIVFAPAMNTKMYENPIVQANISKLKSLGYEFINPGSGRLACGDVGAGKLAEPAEIVQYLIDLETGVEQDLIGKNILITAGPTVERIDPIRFITNRSTGKMGYAIAEAAVKRGANVTLVTGPSNLTPPAKANVIPICSAVDMYEAVKSHMDTQHIIIKSAAVADYRPETINDQKIKKQEGDMSIKLVRNPDILLELGKTKGDKVLVGFAAETNNVEEYAKCKVERKNLDFIVANDVTAKDAGFGTDTNIVKLIDKYGDIQEISSTKLDIANRILDKAKEFIK
- a CDS encoding IS1634 family transposase; translation: MEILLDTVDSEAKKILEYNIKNTSDELEQNIATYDKNFEMNENKLFKHLNDHIGKIIPDRNMSLAFYDCTTYYFESFDEDGFRERGMSKDNKRNETQVVMGLLIDTNGIPISYRLFKGNKHELHTMEEVIDDILNNYTIKEIIIVAIGA
- a CDS encoding DUF2442 domain-containing protein, with translation MYLAIKSVQPLENYHLLLTFENNEKRIFNVSPYLTDGIFKQLVDEKLFNTVKVCFDTICWDNEADLCPEFLYEKSEPYNYS